TCGGTCTCGAAGAGAGCGACGCCGCGGATGTGTCGCAGGAGACACTGATCCGATTCGTGCAGGAGTATCGAGCGGGCAAGTACGACCGAACGCGCGGGAGGCTTCGATCGTGGCTGCTTTCGATCGCGCGAACGCGCGTCGCGGCAGTCTATCGCGCGCGGGCGGCGCGCCATGAGCATCAAGGTGTCACAGCAGCGGTCGATCTGAGCGATGAACACACACTCACGCAAATCTGGTCGGACGAAAGGCGGCAGGTGATCCTGCGAACCGCGTTCGAACAGTTGCGTACAACAACGAAAACGAACGAAAAGACGATTCGCGCGTTCGAGTTGCTGGTGCAGGGCGGCTGTCCGCCGCAGGTCGTGGCTGAGGATCTGGGGATGAGCATCGAGGACGTGTATCGCGCCAAGAGCCGGGTCGCGCAAAGTCTGCGCGAGATCGTGTCGCGGCTCGAAGCCGAGTATGACGGTGAAGAGTGATGGGTGGCGCTGAGCCTCAATCGGTTTCGCAGCACGACCTTGAGCAACTGGCAATGGGTCTGTCGGATGATCCCGCGCTCCTGGCTCGCGTGGAGTCATCGCCCGATCTCAAGGCCAGACTTGCACAGATCAGAGATGACAACGCGCTGCTCTCCGAACTGGCAATGACCCAGGGCGGACAGGCAGTGCGCGAGTTTGACGAGATTCCCGGATATGAACTGCTCGGCGAGATTCATCGTGGTGGGCAAGGCGTGGTCTATCGCGCCAGGCAGCGTTCGGCCGATCGCGTCGTGGCGGTCAAGACGCTGCTTCAAGGCTCGTTTGCGACCGAAGGGCAGCGACATCGCTTTGAGCGCGAGGTGAAACTTGCAGCCCGGCTTCAGCACCCGGGGATCGTGACGCTTCATGAAAGCGGGCGCACCGCTACAGGGCTCAACTTCATCGTCATGGAGTTTGTCGAAGGCGAAACCGTCGATCGATGGTCAAAGCGCATGCGCGAAGCAGGACGAACGCGTGACATTGTGACGCTGTTTGCAACCATGTGCGACGCGATACGTTATGCGCACCAGCGTGGTGTCATCCATCGAGATCTCAAGCCCGGAAATGTGCTTGTTGACGCCAAAGGCCAACCGCACGTATTGGACTTTGGAATCGCCAAGGCACTCAACGATGACGACGACGAACTGGTCGGCATGACCCGCACCGGCGAGTTCGTCGGAACTCTTGCGTACGCGGCTCCGGAGCAGGTCTCGGGCGACCCGGATCTTGTCGATATTCGCATTGACGTGTATGCGATCGGCGTAATGCTCTATGAGGCCCTGACAGGTGAGAGGCCGATCAAGACCGTTGGGTCATTGTCGTCGATTGTGGCGAGGATCTCGACAGAGTTGCCGCTTGCGGCGTCGAAGGTCTCGGATGAGATTGACGCCGACTTGAACACGATCGTGATGACCGCACTGGCCAAGTTGCCGCGCGAACGATATCAGTCGGCCGACGATCTTCGTGATGATCTTGTGCGATGGCTTGGGCATAGAGCCATCGCGGCGCGAAGCCATGACTTCTGGTATGTGGCACGAAAGGGCCTCTGGAGGCATCGCGTCCCGGCCACTATTGCAGGCGTGTTTCTGTTTATGATCGTGGGATTTCTCGCGGTGACGAGCGTGCTGGCGTTTCGGCTCGAACGCGAAAATCGCGGCCTCGAGCAGACCGTCTCGGCGATCGGTCAAGCCCTGGCACGCGTCGATCAGGAAACCTCCAACGTGCAGGTGTCCGACCTCGAAGAGTTTCTTGCGGGCACCAACGAAGCGCTCGGTCGCTGGCTCAAGGACCGGCCCGACATCGCGGCCTCACTGCGCAACAGCCTGGGTCTGGCGTACCTGGACATGGAGAAATTCGCCGATGCTGAAACACAGTTGCGTCAAGCGGTGGAGTTGCGCAAGTCGCTGCGCCCGCCAGCCGAAGCGGCCATCGCCGAGTCCGAGCACAACCTCGGGCGCGTGTTGTGGCGGATGGAACGGTTCGATGAGGCGGCTGAGGTATACAAGAGCGCACTGAAACTCCGCATGGAACTGTATGGGCCAGAAAACGAAGACGTTGTGCGCACCACACATCACCTGGCGCAAGTGTTGCAGGACCTCGGGAGGCCTCAGCAAGCGGTCGAAATGTGGGAGCGAACGGTCGAGGCTCGTCGAAAGTTGCTCGGGCCGCAAAGCCCGGATGTGGCAAACTCGATGTTGGGATTGGCAACGTGTCTTCAGTTGATGGGCAGGCTGCACGAGGCACAGGGGAAACTGGAGGCAGCCCTGAGAATTGTCGAAACGTCGTACGGTGCCGACAGCCTGCCGGTGGGTCGCGTGAAGTTTCGACTTGGGTCGGTGCTGATCGATCTCGACCGTCTCTCAGAGGCTGAAACGATGCTCAATGACACCAGACGCATCAACGCACTCAAGAACTCCGGCACGCTCGACATGGCGCGAACGCTCCACGAACTCGGGCGTCTCGAACTGATGCGAGGCACAAATCTGACATTGGCTGAGACATACACGCGCGATGCGCGGTCGATGCGCGAACGATGGGGAAATCCGCGGAGGTCTCTGGCAGAGTCGGATCTTCAGCTGGGTCGAATCGCGGCCGCGCAAGGCGATCTTGAAGCCGCTGAGAGAAAGATTCGAAGCGGTATTGCACTGCTCGATCAGGCCAGCGTTGCCGAAGTTCACTGCGAGCGCGGGTTCGCCCTGACGTGGCTGGCCGAGGTTCTGTGGCGGCGTGAGAAGTACGCCGATGCCGAAGACTGCGCAAGAAACGCCAATGCCATCCTCGCCGAATTTCGTGATGCAAACGACGAGCAGTTTGTGAGCAACGAGCAAATCCTGGCA
This region of Phycisphaeraceae bacterium genomic DNA includes:
- a CDS encoding serine/threonine protein kinase, with protein sequence MMGGAEPQSVSQHDLEQLAMGLSDDPALLARVESSPDLKARLAQIRDDNALLSELAMTQGGQAVREFDEIPGYELLGEIHRGGQGVVYRARQRSADRVVAVKTLLQGSFATEGQRHRFEREVKLAARLQHPGIVTLHESGRTATGLNFIVMEFVEGETVDRWSKRMREAGRTRDIVTLFATMCDAIRYAHQRGVIHRDLKPGNVLVDAKGQPHVLDFGIAKALNDDDDELVGMTRTGEFVGTLAYAAPEQVSGDPDLVDIRIDVYAIGVMLYEALTGERPIKTVGSLSSIVARISTELPLAASKVSDEIDADLNTIVMTALAKLPRERYQSADDLRDDLVRWLGHRAIAARSHDFWYVARKGLWRHRVPATIAGVFLFMIVGFLAVTSVLAFRLERENRGLEQTVSAIGQALARVDQETSNVQVSDLEEFLAGTNEALGRWLKDRPDIAASLRNSLGLAYLDMEKFADAETQLRQAVELRKSLRPPAEAAIAESEHNLGRVLWRMERFDEAAEVYKSALKLRMELYGPENEDVVRTTHHLAQVLQDLGRPQQAVEMWERTVEARRKLLGPQSPDVANSMLGLATCLQLMGRLHEAQGKLEAALRIVETSYGADSLPVGRVKFRLGSVLIDLDRLSEAETMLNDTRRINALKNSGTLDMARTLHELGRLELMRGTNLTLAETYTRDARSMRERWGNPRRSLAESDLQLGRIAAAQGDLEAAERKIRSGIALLDQASVAEVHCERGFALTWLAEVLWRREKYADAEDCARNANAILAEFRDANDEQFVSNEQILAKALAMRRANGR
- a CDS encoding sigma-70 family RNA polymerase sigma factor, which gives rise to MDYTRTSTAMLAGLCDSGNDRVWSEFARRYGPILVGFARRLGLEESDAADVSQETLIRFVQEYRAGKYDRTRGRLRSWLLSIARTRVAAVYRARAARHEHQGVTAAVDLSDEHTLTQIWSDERRQVILRTAFEQLRTTTKTNEKTIRAFELLVQGGCPPQVVAEDLGMSIEDVYRAKSRVAQSLREIVSRLEAEYDGEE